A window from Pseudomonas moraviensis encodes these proteins:
- the tsf gene encoding translation elongation factor Ts, producing the protein MAAITAALVKELRERTGEGMMDCKKALEKADGDIEKAIDDMRASGAIKAAKKAGNVAAEGAIAIKSNDKAAVLLEVNSQTDFLALQDDFKNFVAASVEKAFDEKLTDAAPLIAAQESAREALVAKVGENVNIRRLVRVEGDVVGTYLHGNKIGVAVVLKGGDVELAKDIAMHVAASNPEFLLPSQVSDEAIEREKAVFLQLNEEKIKGKPENIVENMVKGRISKFLAEASLVEQAFVKNPEVKVGELAKKAGAEIVSFTYFKVGEGIEKPVDNFAEEVAAQLAAAKQ; encoded by the coding sequence ATGGCAGCAATTACTGCAGCGTTGGTCAAAGAACTGCGCGAGCGTACCGGCGAAGGCATGATGGATTGCAAGAAAGCCCTGGAAAAGGCTGACGGCGACATCGAAAAAGCCATTGATGACATGCGTGCTTCGGGCGCCATCAAGGCTGCGAAAAAAGCCGGCAACGTTGCCGCTGAAGGCGCAATCGCCATCAAATCGAATGACAAGGCAGCCGTGCTGCTGGAAGTCAACTCGCAGACCGACTTCCTGGCCCTGCAAGACGATTTCAAGAACTTCGTTGCTGCCAGCGTAGAAAAAGCTTTTGACGAAAAACTGACCGACGCAGCTCCGCTGATCGCCGCTCAGGAATCGGCTCGTGAAGCTCTGGTTGCCAAAGTCGGTGAGAACGTCAACATCCGTCGTCTGGTACGCGTAGAGGGTGACGTTGTCGGCACTTACCTGCACGGTAACAAGATCGGTGTTGCTGTTGTCCTGAAAGGCGGTGACGTCGAGCTGGCCAAAGACATCGCGATGCACGTTGCTGCAAGCAACCCTGAGTTCCTGCTGCCTTCGCAAGTCTCCGACGAAGCGATCGAGCGTGAGAAAGCCGTGTTCCTGCAGCTGAACGAAGAGAAGATCAAAGGCAAGCCGGAAAACATTGTTGAGAACATGGTCAAGGGCCGTATCAGCAAGTTCCTGGCAGAAGCAAGCCTGGTCGAGCAGGCGTTCGTCAAGAACCCTGAAGTCAAGGTTGGCGAACTGGCCAAGAAAGCCGGTGCTGAAATCGTTTCCTTCACTTACTTCAAAGTAGGCGAAGGCATCGAGAAGCCGGTCGACAACTTCGCTGAAGAAGTTGCTGCCCAGCTGGCTGCCGCCAAGCAATAA
- the pyrH gene encoding UMP kinase has protein sequence MAQQGSGYQARYKRILLKLSGEALMGSEEFGIDPKVLDRMALEVGQLVGIGVQVGLVIGGGNLFRGEALSKAGMDRVTGDHMGMLATVMNALAMRDALERANISAIVMSAISMVGVTDHYDRRKAMRHLNSKDVVIFAAGTGNPFFTTDSAACLRAIEIDADVVLKATKVDGVYTADPFKDPHAEKFDHLTYDEVLDRKLGVMDLTAICLCRDHKMPLRVFNMNKPGALLNIVHGGAEGTLIEEGQQ, from the coding sequence ATGGCTCAGCAGGGCAGTGGTTATCAGGCTCGCTATAAACGCATTCTACTCAAGCTTAGCGGCGAGGCCCTGATGGGCTCGGAAGAGTTCGGGATCGATCCTAAAGTGCTGGACCGCATGGCGCTGGAAGTCGGCCAACTGGTCGGTATCGGTGTCCAGGTCGGTCTGGTGATCGGCGGTGGCAACCTGTTCCGTGGCGAGGCCCTGAGCAAAGCCGGTATGGATCGGGTCACGGGCGACCACATGGGCATGCTGGCCACTGTGATGAACGCTCTGGCCATGCGCGATGCGCTGGAACGTGCCAATATCTCGGCCATCGTCATGTCGGCCATTTCCATGGTCGGCGTAACCGATCACTACGATCGCCGCAAAGCCATGCGCCACCTGAACTCCAAGGACGTCGTGATCTTCGCGGCCGGTACCGGCAATCCGTTCTTCACCACGGATTCGGCAGCCTGCCTGCGTGCGATCGAAATCGACGCCGACGTTGTGCTCAAGGCCACCAAGGTTGATGGCGTCTACACTGCAGATCCGTTCAAAGACCCGCATGCCGAGAAGTTCGATCATCTGACTTATGATGAAGTACTGGATCGCAAGCTGGGTGTAATGGATCTGACTGCTATCTGCCTGTGCCGCGATCACAAGATGCCGCTGCGCGTATTCAACATGAACAAGCCCGGCGCCCTGCTGAACATTGTGCACGGCGGCGCTGAAGGGACTTTGATCGAGGAAGGCCAACAATGA
- the frr gene encoding ribosome recycling factor, producing MINEIKKDAQARMQKSLESLNHAFGQIRTGKAHPSILGSVMVPYYGTDTPLSGVANVTVKDSRTLQVVAFERNMLAAVDKAIQSAGLNLNPTNLGELLLIPMPALTEETRKGFTKQARSAAEDARVAVRNIRRDALGELKKLVKDKEISEDEERRAIADIDKLTKESEAQITKATDEKEKDLMAV from the coding sequence ATGATCAACGAAATCAAGAAAGACGCCCAAGCGCGTATGCAGAAATCCCTGGAATCTCTGAACCACGCGTTCGGCCAGATTCGTACCGGCAAGGCTCACCCGAGCATCCTCGGCAGCGTCATGGTGCCTTACTACGGCACTGACACCCCGCTGAGCGGCGTTGCCAACGTCACCGTGAAGGACTCGCGTACCCTGCAGGTCGTGGCGTTCGAGCGCAACATGCTCGCTGCCGTCGACAAGGCGATCCAGAGCGCCGGTCTGAACCTCAACCCGACCAACCTGGGCGAGTTGCTGTTGATCCCGATGCCGGCCCTGACCGAGGAAACGCGTAAAGGCTTCACCAAGCAGGCCCGTAGTGCCGCCGAAGACGCACGCGTTGCCGTGCGCAACATTCGTCGTGACGCATTGGGCGAGCTGAAAAAACTGGTCAAGGACAAGGAAATCAGCGAAGACGAAGAACGTCGTGCCATCGCTGATATCGATAAGCTGACCAAAGAATCCGAGGCCCAGATCACCAAGGCCACGGACGAGAAAGAAAAAGACCTGATGGCCGTATAA
- the uppS gene encoding polyprenyl diphosphate synthase, giving the protein MDKTKQTAPSAVPRHVAIIMDGNNRWAKKRFMPGVAGHKAGVDAVRAVIEVCAEAKVEVLTLFAFSSENWQRPADEVSALMDLFFKALRREAKRLNDNNISLRIIGDRSRFHPELQAAMREAEAMTVGANRFVLQIAANYGGQWDIAQAAQRLAREVQAGHLRPEDITPDLLQTCLATGDLPLPDLCIRTGGEHRISNFLLWQLAYAELYFSDLFWPDFKHEAMRTALADFASRQRRFGKTSEQVEAGARV; this is encoded by the coding sequence ATGGACAAGACCAAGCAGACTGCGCCGTCCGCGGTGCCGCGCCATGTCGCGATCATCATGGATGGCAATAATCGCTGGGCGAAAAAACGCTTTATGCCGGGTGTCGCCGGGCATAAAGCGGGCGTGGATGCTGTGCGGGCGGTGATCGAGGTGTGCGCTGAGGCCAAGGTCGAAGTCCTGACCCTGTTCGCCTTTTCCAGTGAAAACTGGCAGCGCCCGGCCGATGAGGTCAGCGCCTTGATGGATCTGTTCTTCAAGGCGTTGCGTCGTGAGGCCAAGCGCCTCAACGACAACAACATCAGCCTGCGCATCATTGGCGATCGGTCGCGCTTCCACCCTGAGCTTCAGGCAGCGATGCGCGAGGCCGAGGCCATGACCGTCGGTGCCAACCGCTTTGTCCTGCAGATCGCCGCCAACTATGGCGGCCAGTGGGATATCGCGCAGGCCGCGCAACGTCTCGCACGGGAAGTCCAGGCCGGGCACCTGCGCCCGGAGGACATCACCCCGGATCTGCTGCAGACGTGTCTGGCCACCGGCGATCTGCCGTTGCCAGACCTGTGCATCCGCACCGGTGGCGAGCATCGCATCAGCAACTTCCTGCTGTGGCAGCTGGCCTACGCCGAGCTGTACTTCTCCGACCTGTTCTGGCCGGACTTCAAACACGAAGCCATGCGCACCGCGCTGGCCGATTTCGCTTCACGCCAGCGTCGTTTCGGTAAAACGAGCGAACAGGTCGAAGCTGGAGCCCGGGTTTAA